The following are encoded together in the Plasmodium vinckei vinckei genome assembly, chromosome: PVVCY_12 genome:
- a CDS encoding cactin homolog, putative, whose amino-acid sequence MMGSLSSDRSSDKSFSSSRSSSPEKSKYNKRNDEKTHKHRHRERRYSTSRSRSSTSLDSKSSESYKHSHKKSRRRRGKSTSSNDESSSGSRTSSSDDEMVRKKHKKKREKEKKEKKKHRIDTSSDEERERRKEKHKKKKKKDKDKKKDRDQKTITVKDLKKERENLMKHHFNYTDECNPFGDNTLSTPFVWKLKNKYEKIKHGNKTKVTTNSLLQNSLSKISEIEQVKKRREERDKERAMFEDYKLQLEKQRNQINIKEYIEQEELFFINQQIQSSDDRIAHNHIQIVDIFRIATKIESGESVQNVHLENYLTPFYYMLEDLNERDLENCTKQIKLLISHDRLFNEKKYHNYWNSLYFFCEYYLNKFNDSDDEAYKTKELDEKTNKKIEEFFKNKDYDELITYEHKIKNKIIINDTENFDSIFWNNILLKIPFFKAKYVLDDFRNKLLKKINITSGHFEKKRISQNIRTNQEKREIDDSEKIIFECKSIELLPFETFEDDEDVHVYLPHEELEERKEINESIFLRLQKNIIDSNIEEEEEDEREDSHIKYEKIKKSDTLEKDNEINDNHFNMINKLFTKEKQIYDHFVQKERQKGNKDGIILKDVTYKSNTHINNTITSLLKNNLMISRKPLYFNRIKTSFDWNKYNKTHYDYENTPPKYICGYKFNIFYTNLLNSNQKPSWKICPCDEEGTVLIVFHGGPPYIDIAFKIINSEWSYDKHRGFRNVFSRGILQLYFNFKKKRYRR is encoded by the exons ATGATGGGAAGTCTATCATCAGATCGAAGTTCTGATAAAAGTTTTTCATCGAGTAGATCATCATCTCCagaaaaaagtaaatataacaagaggaatgatgaaaaaacaCATAAGCATAGACATAGGGAGCGACGGTATAGCACCAGCCGAAGTAGAAGTAGTACCTCTTTAGACTCCAAATCAAGTGAAAGTTATAAACATTCACATAAAAAGTCAAGACGAAGACGTGGAAAAAGTACATCAAGTAATGATGAGAGTTCATCTGGAAGCAGAACAAGTAGCAGTGATGATGAAATGGtgagaaaaaaacacaaaaaaaaaagagaaaaagaaaagaaagaaaaaaagaagcaTAGAATAGACACATCAAGTGATGAAGAAAGGGAAAGAcgaaaagaaaaacataaaaaaaaaaaaaaaaaagataaagataaaaagaaagatAGAGATCAAAAAACTATTACAGTAAAAGatctaaaaaaagaaagagagaatttaatgaaacaccattttaattatactGATGAATGTAATCCATTTGGTGATAATACATTATCTACTCCATTTGTTtggaaattaaaaaataaatatgaaaaaataaagcatggtaataaaacaaaagtaACAACTAATAGTTTACTTCAAAATTCTTTATCAAAAATTAGTGAAATAGAGcaagtaaaaaaaagaagagaGGAAAGAGATAAAGAAAGAGCTATGTTTGAAGATTATAAACTTCAATTAGAAAAACAAAGAAaccaaattaatattaaagaatatattgaacaagaagaattattttttataaatcaaCAAATACAATCATCAGATGATAGGATAGCTCATAATCATATACAAATAGTAGACATATTTAGAATTGCAACTAAAATTGAAAGTGGAGAATCAGTTCAAAATGTACACttggaaaattatttaactCCATTTTATTACATGCTAGAAG acCTGAACGAGCGTGATTTAGAAAATTGCaccaaacaaataaaactaCTTATATCACATGATAGGCTCTTTaatgaaaagaaatatCATAATTACTGGAAttctctttattttttttgtgaatattatttaaacaaatttaatgaTAGTGATGATGAGGCTTATAAAACTAAAGAGCTagatgaaaaaacaaataaaaaaattgaagaattttttaaaaataaagattatgatgaattaataacatatgagcataaaataaaaaataaaataattataaatgataCTGAAAATTTCGATTCAATTTTTTGGaacaatattttgttaaagattcctttttttaaagccAAATATGTTCTTGATGATTTTAGGAACAAATTactcaaaaaaattaacattaCCAGTGGGCactttgaaaaaaaaag GATAAGCCAAAATATAAGAACAAACCAggaaaaaagagaaattgatgatagtgaaaaaatcatttttgAATGCAAAAGTATCGAATTGCTACCTTTTGAAACTTTTGAAGATGATGAAGATGTTCATGTATATTTACCACATGAAGAATTAGAAGAAAGGAAAGAAATTAATGAAAGTATTTTCCTAAGattgcaaaaaaatattatagataGTAATatagaagaagaagaagaagacgAAAGGGAAGATAGccatattaaatatgaaaaaataaaaaaaagtgatactctagaaaaagataatgaaattaatgataatcattttaatatgataaataaattgtttactaaagaaaaacaaatttatgatcattttgttcaaaaagaaagacaaaaaggaaataaagatggaataatattaaaggATGTAACTTACAAAAGCAATActcatattaataatactataacaagtttattaaaaaataatttaatgatATCACGAAAACcgttatattttaatagaaTAAAAACATCTTTTGATtggaataaatataataaaactcATTATGATTATGAAAACACACCaccaaaatatatatgtggatataaatttaatatattttatacaaatttattaaattcaaATCAAAAACCTTCATGGAAAATATGCCCTTGTGACGAAGAAGGAACTGttttaattgtttttcATGGTGGCCCTCCATATATAGATATtgcatttaaaattattaattcaGAATGGTCTTACGATAAACATAGAGGATTTCGAAATGTTTTTAGCAGAGGAATCCTACaactatattttaattttaagaAGAAACGTTATAGACGATAA